In Thermodesulfobacteriota bacterium, the following are encoded in one genomic region:
- a CDS encoding ubiquinol-cytochrome c reductase iron-sulfur subunit translates to MRLEQSIITRRTFLNTLFSGWFVAFCLGSLYPLLKFIYPSLGREPDFVVLNAKDFLNIPNNSTKPFPWGAKLGLIFKKSDGTLYALKGVCTHMDCNITYKPELKKFYCACHKGWFDEDGKNIEGPPPKPLEFFDITIEDEKLIVAKKGVKVELPKS, encoded by the coding sequence ATGAGGTTAGAGCAATCGATAATCACAAGAAGAACTTTTTTAAATACGCTCTTTTCAGGATGGTTTGTGGCTTTTTGTTTGGGGTCCCTGTACCCTCTTTTAAAGTTTATTTATCCGAGCTTGGGAAGGGAGCCCGACTTTGTCGTACTTAACGCGAAGGATTTTTTGAATATCCCGAATAATTCCACAAAACCTTTCCCTTGGGGTGCAAAACTGGGGCTCATATTTAAAAAGAGCGATGGAACACTTTACGCTCTCAAAGGTGTGTGTACGCATATGGACTGTAATATCACCTACAAACCGGAGCTGAAGAAGTTTTACTGCGCCTGCCACAAAGGCTGGTTCGATGAGGATGGGAAGAACATAGAGGGTCCACCACCTAAGCCTTTGGAGTTCTTTGATATTACAATAGAAGATGAAAAGCTCATTGTGGCGAAAAAAGGAGTCAAAGTTGAATTGCCAAAAAGTTAG
- a CDS encoding succinate dehydrogenase iron-sulfur subunit gives MRGENVYRFKIFRYDPSERESGPYFQTYDVRVEPGLTVLMVLLRIRDEIDGTLAFRSSCRSAVCGSCAMVINGKIDLACRTQVSKFDEKTIILEPLPNLDIIKDLVVDMTPFWRMYERVKPYLIRKTPSPQKELPQSEEERKRIDQFVNCILCASCYSACPVVARDPEYLGPHAFAKLERFISDSRDERPLSDLLEFDNPHGLWGCDTVLKCIEACPKNVRPTDSIVNLRKRLIKLRLFGKDRK, from the coding sequence TTGAGAGGGGAGAACGTATATAGGTTCAAAATATTTAGATACGACCCATCCGAGCGAGAAAGTGGTCCATACTTTCAAACTTACGATGTTAGGGTGGAGCCTGGTCTCACTGTTCTTATGGTGCTATTAAGGATACGGGATGAGATAGACGGCACACTCGCTTTTAGGTCCTCTTGTCGAAGTGCAGTGTGTGGTTCCTGTGCAATGGTTATAAACGGAAAGATAGATCTTGCGTGTAGAACGCAGGTCTCGAAATTCGACGAAAAAACAATAATCCTAGAGCCCTTGCCGAATTTAGATATCATAAAAGATCTGGTTGTCGATATGACCCCCTTTTGGAGGATGTACGAAAGAGTAAAGCCGTACCTCATAAGAAAAACTCCGTCGCCCCAAAAAGAGTTACCGCAGAGTGAAGAGGAGAGGAAGAGAATAGACCAGTTCGTAAACTGCATACTTTGCGCTTCTTGCTACAGTGCGTGTCCTGTTGTCGCCCGCGATCCGGAATATCTTGGACCGCACGCTTTCGCAAAGCTTGAGCGTTTTATCAGTGATTCAAGGGATGAAAGACCCCTGTCCGACCTTCTCGAATTTGATAATCCACACGGTCTTTGGGGCTGTGATACTGTTTTGAAGTGTATCGAAGCCTGTCCAAAAAATGTGAGACCTACGGATTCCATAGTGAATCTCAGAAAAAGGCTCATTAAGTTGAGACTTTTTGGAAAGGACAGAAAATGA
- a CDS encoding FAD-binding protein has translation MIEHEVIIVGGGLAGLRAAVGLCEKYDVGLISKVYPLRSHSVAAQGGINASLGNHPEGRDDSWEKHMFDTVKGSDYLADQHAVEIMCKDAPRAIYELEHWGCPFSRFPDGSIAQRPFGGAGFPRTCYSADLTGHVLLHTLFERAISKRLKVYPEWYVFALVSDGITCHGVIAFDLLTGEIVPCAAKAVLFATGGYGRVYYYSTNALINTGSGIGIAYRAGVPLKDMEFVQFHPTGLVGTNILMTEACRGEGGYLINRLGERFMEKYAPIAMELAPRDIVSRSIQTEIEEGRGFDHPHGKYVLLDLRHLGEKKIMERLPGIRSICLDFLGIDPVYEPIPVMPCQHYSMGGIDTNEKCETALRNFFAAGECACVSVHGANRLGGNSLLETVVFGKIASESISEYLCGNEVKPDRGLLLEEKKRLEKKIERLMNGEGEKASKIQVELSKTMSEYVGIFRTEEQLKFALTKIMELKERYKNVKVSSRRRAFNYELTGALELEFMLDVAHTIALGAYLRKESRGAHFRRDWEKRDDKNWLKHTVFKFNEDGEPEVSYKDVIITRFEPVERVY, from the coding sequence ATGATTGAGCACGAAGTAATAATAGTAGGAGGCGGTCTTGCGGGACTCAGAGCGGCGGTGGGTCTTTGCGAGAAATACGATGTTGGTTTGATTTCGAAAGTCTATCCCCTTCGTTCACATTCGGTTGCAGCCCAAGGTGGAATAAACGCGTCTTTAGGAAATCACCCAGAGGGAAGGGACGACTCTTGGGAAAAACACATGTTCGATACAGTAAAAGGAAGTGATTATTTAGCAGACCAGCACGCAGTTGAAATAATGTGTAAAGATGCTCCGCGGGCAATTTACGAGCTTGAGCACTGGGGTTGCCCGTTTAGTCGATTTCCAGATGGCTCCATTGCCCAGAGACCTTTCGGAGGTGCTGGATTTCCGCGAACCTGTTATTCTGCTGACCTTACAGGACACGTCCTCCTCCATACCCTTTTTGAGAGAGCGATTTCAAAAAGGCTTAAAGTTTATCCCGAGTGGTACGTTTTTGCGCTTGTAAGTGATGGAATTACTTGCCACGGGGTGATAGCCTTCGACCTTCTCACAGGTGAAATTGTACCGTGCGCTGCAAAGGCTGTGCTTTTTGCCACAGGTGGCTACGGAAGGGTCTACTATTACTCGACAAATGCGCTCATAAATACTGGCTCCGGTATAGGGATAGCCTATAGGGCGGGTGTGCCACTTAAAGATATGGAATTTGTACAGTTCCATCCAACGGGTCTCGTAGGGACGAACATCCTCATGACTGAGGCCTGCAGGGGAGAAGGCGGGTACCTTATAAACAGGCTTGGCGAAAGATTCATGGAAAAATATGCCCCCATAGCTATGGAACTCGCTCCCAGAGACATAGTTTCAAGGAGCATTCAGACAGAGATAGAAGAGGGAAGAGGATTCGACCACCCCCATGGTAAATACGTTTTACTAGACCTGAGGCATCTCGGAGAAAAAAAGATAATGGAGAGGTTACCGGGCATAAGAAGCATTTGTCTTGACTTCTTAGGTATAGATCCAGTGTACGAACCAATACCGGTAATGCCCTGTCAACATTATTCCATGGGAGGAATAGATACTAATGAGAAATGTGAAACAGCACTTAGAAATTTTTTTGCAGCGGGAGAATGTGCGTGCGTGAGTGTTCATGGTGCAAATAGACTTGGCGGGAATTCTCTTTTGGAAACTGTAGTATTCGGAAAGATAGCCTCAGAATCCATATCGGAGTATCTTTGTGGGAACGAAGTAAAACCTGACCGAGGGCTTTTGTTAGAGGAAAAGAAAAGGTTGGAAAAAAAGATAGAAAGGCTTATGAATGGCGAAGGCGAGAAGGCTTCAAAGATTCAAGTGGAACTGAGTAAGACGATGAGCGAGTATGTGGGAATTTTCAGAACCGAGGAACAGCTAAAATTTGCTTTAACGAAGATCATGGAGCTGAAAGAGAGATACAAGAACGTAAAAGTAAGCTCGAGGAGAAGAGCTTTCAATTATGAACTTACGGGAGCCTTAGAACTCGAATTCATGCTAGATGTGGCCCATACAATTGCACTTGGTGCTTACCTTAGAAAAGAAAGCAGGGGCGCTCATTTCAGGAGGGACTGGGAGAAAAGAGATGATAAGAATTGGCTAAAACACACGGTATTCAAATTCAATGAGGATGGGGAACCGGAAGTCTCATATAAAGACGTGATAATAACGAGGTTTGAGCCTGTGGAGAGGGTGTATTGA
- a CDS encoding zinc ribbon domain-containing protein, translating into MPIYEYRCPECKKISTFLSLRVSETIEPYCKFCGSKRVEKMISRVAILKSEEKRIESMLDPAKFSDLDENNPRSVERFMRRIGKEFGDELGEDFEETIEEALSEAQSSKESKEEEDQ; encoded by the coding sequence ATGCCGATATACGAGTATAGATGCCCAGAGTGTAAAAAAATCTCTACCTTCCTTTCCCTTAGGGTAAGTGAGACTATCGAGCCTTATTGTAAGTTTTGTGGAAGCAAAAGGGTCGAGAAGATGATTTCGAGGGTGGCCATTCTAAAAAGCGAAGAGAAACGGATCGAAAGCATGTTAGATCCAGCTAAATTTTCAGATCTTGATGAGAATAACCCAAGAAGTGTTGAAAGGTTTATGAGAAGGATAGGGAAGGAATTCGGCGATGAACTCGGAGAGGATTTCGAAGAAACGATAGAGGAAGCTTTATCCGAGGCTCAAAGTTCAAAAGAGTCTAAAGAGGAAGAAGATCAATAG
- a CDS encoding L-threonylcarbamoyladenylate synthase: protein MIVEWNPKRPKRKITEKLREVLLSGGVIAYPTDTFYGLGCDSYNVKAIKKLYQIRKMDEKKAMSLICRSFKEISTYAIVSEFAFKIMKLILPGPYTVVLRAKKIVPKIMMTPRKEIGIRMPLHDVPIGLANLIDRPILNTTAKVSGEDVLTDPKSIERRLKGLIDIVIDGGLLLGSEPSTVVKLVDDRVEILRTGKGPIDLLPL from the coding sequence ATGATCGTTGAGTGGAACCCAAAAAGGCCAAAGAGAAAGATAACAGAAAAACTAAGGGAAGTCCTCCTTTCTGGAGGCGTTATAGCTTATCCTACTGACACTTTTTACGGGCTCGGATGTGACTCTTACAACGTAAAGGCCATAAAGAAGCTCTACCAGATAAGGAAAATGGATGAGAAGAAAGCGATGAGCCTTATCTGTAGGTCATTCAAAGAGATTAGCACCTATGCGATAGTAAGTGAGTTTGCTTTCAAAATCATGAAACTCATATTGCCCGGTCCTTATACAGTTGTACTCAGGGCAAAAAAGATAGTCCCCAAGATTATGATGACACCCCGCAAGGAAATCGGAATCCGCATGCCACTTCATGATGTACCCATCGGTCTTGCAAATCTTATCGATCGACCGATACTTAACACAACGGCAAAGGTTTCGGGTGAGGACGTTCTTACAGATCCCAAATCGATTGAGAGAAGGCTTAAAGGGCTCATAGATATTGTAATAGACGGCGGACTCCTTCTAGGAAGTGAACCCTCCACCGTAGTGAAACTTGTGGATGACAGAGTGGAGATCTTAAGAACCGGTAAAGGCCCTATTGATCTTCTTCCTCTTTAG
- a CDS encoding class I SAM-dependent methyltransferase → MSVDWERRYKEGFYSRDLKTHWVLERYHSLIKSGPVLEIAMGIGRDLIFLSERGYRAIGMDISMEALRQAKERFNKKGMKDFFLVRADAQNLPFKEGKFGCVLVFYFLIRGIVKELKNLLKKDGLLVYETYLKRQNLIEGFRNPDYLLEDGELLHLFEDFECIFYEEGIFETNGKRRALARFVGRKK, encoded by the coding sequence ATGAGTGTAGACTGGGAGAGAAGGTACAAAGAAGGCTTTTATTCGCGAGATTTAAAGACACACTGGGTCCTTGAAAGGTACCATTCTTTGATAAAATCGGGACCAGTACTCGAGATCGCCATGGGTATTGGCAGGGACTTAATCTTTCTTTCGGAGAGAGGATATAGGGCTATAGGAATGGACATATCTATGGAGGCGCTAAGACAGGCAAAAGAGAGGTTTAATAAAAAAGGAATGAAAGATTTCTTCCTTGTGAGGGCCGATGCCCAAAACCTGCCTTTCAAGGAAGGTAAATTTGGTTGTGTTCTCGTTTTTTACTTTCTGATACGAGGGATCGTGAAAGAACTTAAAAATCTGCTCAAAAAGGATGGACTTTTAGTATACGAGACATATCTTAAACGGCAAAACTTAATAGAGGGATTTCGCAACCCGGACTATCTTTTGGAAGACGGAGAGTTGCTCCATCTATTCGAGGACTTTGAATGCATCTTTTACGAAGAAGGGATATTTGAGACGAATGGAAAAAGGAGAGCTTTGGCCAGATTTGTCGGAAGAAAAAAATGA
- a CDS encoding HAD family phosphatase, translating into MPSRVLFLDCDGTLTQIKSSWEYLHRRLNLWDDLAEHFQRLYLEGKIDYYEFCRKDAYLWAGRSLKEVLEIVKEIPLTKGAEKAIKILKDMGFYTVIVSTGLSLVVNRVKELLGIDLAVSNELLTSDGFITGKININVEQGRKDRVVKNVLKRFGLRREDAFAIGDGVGDLTMFQSVGVSIGFNPEPEIIPYVNYSVTSDNLLDVVPLLELHR; encoded by the coding sequence ATGCCTTCAAGGGTACTATTTTTGGATTGCGATGGAACCCTAACTCAAATCAAAAGTAGCTGGGAGTATCTCCACAGACGCTTAAACTTATGGGATGATCTGGCAGAGCACTTCCAAAGGCTATACCTTGAAGGAAAGATCGACTATTACGAATTTTGCAGAAAAGATGCCTACCTCTGGGCAGGGAGATCGCTAAAAGAAGTATTAGAAATCGTAAAAGAGATACCTCTCACAAAAGGTGCGGAAAAAGCTATAAAGATTTTAAAGGATATGGGTTTTTACACAGTTATAGTTTCTACGGGACTTAGCCTCGTTGTAAACAGAGTGAAGGAATTACTTGGTATCGATCTTGCGGTATCCAATGAACTTTTAACCTCCGATGGGTTTATAACAGGGAAGATTAATATAAACGTGGAACAGGGAAGAAAGGACAGAGTCGTCAAAAACGTACTAAAGAGATTTGGCCTAAGAAGGGAAGACGCCTTCGCCATAGGGGATGGGGTAGGCGATCTTACAATGTTTCAAAGCGTGGGGGTCTCGATAGGGTTTAACCCTGAACCAGAAATCATTCCCTACGTGAACTACTCGGTAACAAGCGATAATCTTTTGGATGTGGTCCCGCTTTTGGAGTTGCATCGGTGA
- a CDS encoding C40 family peptidase: protein MREILPLVLLSIIIVSLFGCAPKKIRVYEGQEEIRNRIVEVSLSLLGKPYMAGGKGPERFDCSGLIHYVFKKVNIDLPISTEKLIKVGIEVAKENVLPGDIVFFKIQKDLHAGIMLNKEEFIHASKAKGVGVDSLRSPYWERRVLTFRSVIF from the coding sequence GTGAGAGAAATCCTGCCTTTGGTCCTATTATCCATTATAATCGTATCCCTTTTTGGATGCGCTCCCAAAAAAATCAGAGTTTATGAGGGACAAGAAGAGATAAGAAACCGGATCGTTGAGGTTTCATTATCCCTTCTCGGAAAACCGTACATGGCTGGTGGAAAAGGACCGGAAAGGTTCGACTGTAGCGGACTTATTCATTACGTATTCAAGAAAGTGAATATAGACCTACCAATCTCGACAGAAAAGCTAATTAAAGTTGGAATTGAGGTCGCAAAAGAAAACGTCTTGCCCGGAGATATCGTCTTTTTTAAAATTCAAAAGGATTTACACGCCGGAATTATGTTGAATAAAGAAGAGTTCATCCATGCCTCCAAAGCCAAGGGTGTAGGGGTCGATTCTCTCCGTTCTCCATACTGGGAAAGAAGGGTTTTGACTTTCCGATCAGTAATCTTTTGA
- a CDS encoding response regulator, giving the protein MKEPILDGKKILAVDDEPDVLQVLREEIVDACETCQFDEARTFEEAKEKLEKNDYDIVILDIMGVRGFDLLDMAVKKGLKVVMLTAHSLNSESLKRSYEMKARAYLPKNKLGEIVPFLKDVLTSEYESGWRKILKKLEKFFDEEFEPDWRKKIGY; this is encoded by the coding sequence ATGAAAGAGCCGATTCTTGACGGAAAAAAGATCCTTGCTGTGGATGATGAACCGGATGTCTTGCAAGTTCTAAGGGAAGAGATTGTAGACGCGTGTGAGACCTGTCAGTTTGACGAAGCAAGAACGTTTGAAGAGGCAAAAGAGAAACTGGAAAAGAACGATTATGACATAGTCATTTTGGACATTATGGGAGTTAGGGGTTTTGATCTTTTAGATATGGCGGTAAAGAAGGGCTTAAAAGTTGTCATGCTTACCGCCCATTCCCTCAATTCTGAATCACTGAAACGTTCCTATGAGATGAAGGCCAGAGCTTATTTACCGAAAAACAAGCTTGGAGAAATCGTGCCCTTCCTTAAAGATGTTTTGACAAGCGAGTATGAGTCTGGTTGGAGAAAGATTTTGAAAAAGCTTGAAAAATTCTTTGATGAGGAATTTGAGCCCGACTGGAGAAAGAAGATAGGATACTGA
- a CDS encoding glycosyltransferase family 4 protein — translation MGSINLTFFIQGHNVASSRLRVLQYIPYLKKAEINPKVFEYPKNISGWIKMYTYFRGSDAIFFQRKRPPLNLLILLKLMKKKIIYDFDDAIMFKNSLSENPYSLRRMMSFRRIMRFSDLVIAGNSFLKEEALKFNSNVYVLPTPIDGSRYFQRPHKETGTVNIGWIGDHGSIHYLESYKDVWEEIGKSYKNVILTIICDTSIETEHIKVNPVRWSLETETEELSKIDIGVMPLFDDLWSKGKCGFKIIQYLGMGIPCVCTPVGINKDIVDDGIEGFWARTKEEWIEKLSLLIENPSLRRKMGEMGRKKVTSNFTVEVCAPKLVNYIRSLF, via the coding sequence ATGGGAAGTATAAACCTAACCTTTTTCATCCAGGGACATAATGTAGCGTCTTCAAGGCTTAGGGTCCTTCAGTACATACCCTATCTCAAAAAAGCGGAGATCAACCCTAAAGTCTTTGAGTATCCGAAGAATATTTCTGGATGGATCAAGATGTATACGTATTTTAGGGGTTCGGATGCCATCTTCTTTCAGAGGAAGAGACCACCGCTAAACCTCCTTATTCTTTTAAAACTCATGAAAAAAAAGATCATATACGACTTTGACGATGCAATTATGTTCAAAAACTCCCTCTCAGAAAATCCCTATTCGCTAAGAAGAATGATGAGCTTTAGAAGGATCATGCGGTTTTCTGATCTTGTGATAGCAGGAAACAGTTTTTTAAAAGAGGAGGCTCTAAAATTCAATAGCAACGTTTACGTGCTACCTACGCCAATAGATGGAAGCCGTTACTTTCAAAGGCCACACAAAGAGACGGGCACGGTAAACATAGGCTGGATAGGAGACCATGGAAGTATACACTATTTAGAAAGCTACAAGGATGTATGGGAAGAAATTGGAAAGAGCTACAAGAACGTGATTCTCACTATTATCTGCGACACATCCATAGAGACAGAGCACATAAAAGTAAATCCCGTAAGGTGGAGCTTAGAAACCGAAACCGAGGAGCTCTCAAAAATCGATATTGGAGTCATGCCCCTTTTTGATGACCTTTGGTCTAAGGGGAAATGTGGTTTTAAAATTATCCAGTACCTAGGGATGGGAATACCGTGCGTTTGTACGCCGGTGGGCATAAATAAGGATATAGTCGATGACGGAATAGAGGGATTTTGGGCCCGTACGAAGGAGGAGTGGATTGAAAAGCTTTCTCTGCTTATCGAGAACCCAAGCCTAAGAAGAAAGATGGGCGAGATGGGAAGGAAAAAGGTCACGTCCAACTTTACGGTTGAGGTCTGCGCGCCAAAGCTTGTAAATTACATAAGATCTCTTTTTTAG
- a CDS encoding glycosyltransferase family 2 protein: MSRVTIIIPNYNGEKLLPLPLESLKTQDFKDFTTVVVDNGSKDNSLSLLKERYPEITVIRLEKNYGFSFAVNRGIEAAESEYIALLNNDMEVTPGWLREMVDALDRYQDAGACNPKVLRYREPDRINVLGIRYNSNSAVEIIGAGKEDRYEYCSNIRYIFGVNAGASLYRRSMFEDIGLFDETFFASFEDVDLSFRAQLAGYKAIFVPYAVAYHMVGATIKRKRYLQTYLNNRNSLLCFVKNMPYELIVKNFPKVLRYRLSMLFERTFLNFYKIRTYYFLSGIFSAFLKLPYVLEERKKVQKKRRVSVEYIESIMDKDFL, from the coding sequence TTGTCAAGGGTTACTATCATTATTCCCAACTACAACGGAGAAAAGCTACTTCCTCTTCCGCTTGAGTCCTTAAAAACGCAGGACTTTAAAGATTTCACAACCGTAGTCGTGGATAACGGATCGAAAGATAATTCTCTTTCCCTTTTGAAAGAAAGATATCCTGAGATAACGGTCATAAGATTGGAAAAAAATTACGGTTTCTCATTCGCTGTCAATCGTGGAATCGAAGCCGCAGAATCGGAGTACATAGCACTTCTCAACAATGATATGGAAGTCACACCGGGATGGTTGAGAGAGATGGTTGATGCCCTTGATAGGTATCAAGATGCGGGGGCTTGCAACCCCAAAGTTCTAAGGTACCGTGAGCCAGATAGAATAAATGTTTTAGGTATCCGTTATAACAGTAACAGTGCGGTAGAAATCATAGGCGCAGGAAAAGAGGACAGATATGAATACTGTAGCAACATAAGGTACATCTTCGGTGTAAACGCCGGCGCCTCTCTATATAGAAGGAGCATGTTCGAAGATATAGGTCTTTTCGATGAGACCTTTTTTGCGTCCTTTGAAGATGTGGATTTGAGTTTTAGGGCCCAGCTTGCGGGATATAAAGCCATCTTCGTTCCTTACGCCGTTGCCTACCACATGGTTGGAGCGACGATAAAGAGAAAAAGGTACCTCCAGACTTACCTCAACAATAGAAACTCCCTTTTGTGCTTTGTAAAGAACATGCCGTATGAGCTTATCGTGAAAAACTTTCCAAAGGTGTTAAGATATAGGCTGTCTATGCTTTTTGAGAGAACTTTCCTTAACTTCTACAAGATTAGAACGTACTATTTTCTATCAGGAATTTTTTCGGCATTTCTCAAGTTACCCTATGTGCTTGAAGAGAGAAAAAAAGTTCAAAAAAAAAGAAGGGTAAGTGTTGAATACATTGAGTCAATTATGGACAAGGATTTCTTGTAA
- a CDS encoding class I SAM-dependent methyltransferase — protein sequence MERLDKHPYYFTPRIDIIEMVPEGVERILDIGCGGGETSRILKEKGKTVVGIEIRKDIAKFAAQYYDEVFVGDVEEIDLPFPPGYFDCIIYGDILEHLVDPWSLLKKHNKYLRMDGFLVVSIPNVRHYRVLKKLIFYGTWDYTDEGILDRTHLRFFTLKTAKDMISEAGFKVRVVKFRISGARWLKLLNECLGKILLEFLARQYLILAVKDKRF from the coding sequence ATGGAACGATTGGATAAACACCCTTATTACTTCACACCTCGGATCGATATTATAGAGATGGTCCCTGAGGGTGTTGAAAGAATTTTGGACATTGGATGCGGTGGTGGGGAAACTAGCCGGATACTCAAGGAAAAAGGAAAGACAGTAGTAGGCATTGAGATAAGAAAGGATATAGCCAAGTTCGCTGCCCAATATTACGATGAAGTGTTTGTGGGTGATGTGGAAGAAATAGACCTACCATTTCCGCCTGGTTACTTTGACTGTATAATTTACGGAGACATCCTTGAGCACCTTGTGGATCCTTGGTCGCTACTTAAAAAACACAATAAGTATCTTAGGATGGATGGATTTTTGGTTGTGAGCATCCCCAATGTGAGACACTACAGGGTTTTAAAAAAACTTATCTTTTATGGAACCTGGGATTACACGGATGAGGGGATTCTCGATAGAACTCATCTTAGGTTTTTTACACTTAAGACCGCGAAAGATATGATTAGTGAGGCGGGATTTAAGGTTCGGGTAGTAAAATTTAGGATTTCTGGAGCGCGATGGCTCAAATTACTCAATGAGTGCTTGGGAAAGATTCTCCTTGAGTTTTTGGCCCGGCAATACCTGATCTTGGCCGTAAAAGATAAAAGGTTTTGA
- a CDS encoding ROK family protein yields MVHGGVRIGIDIGGTKTSFGFFDEAGKLVFFEKIGTEKDYEYLKDKMLSSIVRVVSEKGIKIKDIKKIGIACAGQIDTEKGIVKFSPNLGWRDIPLKTDFESFFSVETYVENDANAATYGEWRFSFSGKPKNVVGIFIGTGVGGGIIIDGRLYRGSKSLAGEIGHMILNPDKYPCNCGSRGCFEAICGGDYILQRVRRILDGSPKGKIWEMIRNGKLYVSYVEEGYYLGDEILKNIWEEVIVYLGFALVNIANIFNPELIILGGGVIDGTKRLVSEAKRVFEEKAMFESKRHLSIEISKLGDRAGILGAAFIDGTIG; encoded by the coding sequence ATGGTCCATGGCGGTGTAAGGATCGGGATCGACATAGGAGGAACCAAGACAAGCTTTGGGTTTTTCGACGAGGCGGGAAAGCTAGTATTTTTTGAAAAGATTGGAACTGAAAAAGATTACGAATACCTAAAGGATAAAATGTTAAGTTCCATAGTTAGGGTTGTTTCGGAAAAAGGGATAAAGATCAAAGACATAAAAAAAATAGGGATTGCTTGTGCCGGACAGATAGACACGGAAAAAGGGATAGTGAAATTTTCGCCAAACCTTGGATGGCGCGATATACCTCTGAAGACCGATTTTGAGTCTTTTTTTTCCGTAGAAACTTACGTTGAAAATGATGCAAATGCTGCAACATACGGAGAATGGAGATTCTCTTTTTCGGGAAAGCCGAAAAACGTTGTTGGTATCTTTATAGGTACTGGGGTCGGGGGAGGCATTATCATAGACGGAAGGCTGTACCGAGGCTCCAAATCTCTCGCAGGAGAGATCGGGCATATGATTTTAAATCCTGACAAATACCCATGCAACTGCGGTTCCAGAGGATGTTTCGAAGCCATATGCGGAGGAGATTACATATTGCAAAGGGTTCGCAGGATTTTAGATGGGAGTCCAAAAGGCAAAATATGGGAAATGATAAGGAATGGTAAGCTCTATGTATCCTATGTTGAGGAAGGTTATTATCTTGGAGATGAAATCTTAAAAAACATCTGGGAAGAGGTTATAGTCTATTTAGGCTTCGCCTTGGTCAACATAGCGAATATTTTTAACCCAGAATTGATAATTCTTGGGGGGGGTGTTATAGATGGGACAAAAAGGCTCGTTTCGGAAGCAAAGAGGGTTTTTGAAGAAAAGGCCATGTTCGAAAGCAAAAGACATCTCTCCATCGAAATTTCTAAACTTGGCGACCGTGCCGGCATTTTGGGTGCGGCGTTCATAGATGGAACGATTGGATAA
- a CDS encoding TIGR00730 family Rossman fold protein: protein MSKNLKPKGATQMEKQFLIDEITLRDTWRLFRIMAEFVEGFENLSDIYPAVSIFGSARCKKDDPLYAKTYQLARSLGRNGFNIITGGGGGVMEAANKGARDAGVKSVGLNIELPLEQKPNPYANIKLNFRYFFVRKVMFIKYAIGYIIMPGGFGTLDECFEAITLIQTKKVKPFPVVLVDSEYWAGLVEWIKNKLLGSGAICPEDLNIFTVMDDIDEIVAYIKKFIIL, encoded by the coding sequence ATGTCCAAAAATCTCAAGCCAAAAGGGGCAACTCAGATGGAAAAGCAATTTTTGATCGATGAAATAACTCTTCGAGACACATGGAGGCTTTTCAGAATCATGGCGGAGTTTGTCGAAGGGTTCGAAAATCTTTCAGATATATACCCGGCAGTCAGTATTTTCGGAAGCGCCAGGTGCAAGAAGGATGACCCTCTTTACGCCAAGACCTACCAGCTTGCAAGGTCCTTGGGAAGAAATGGCTTTAACATAATAACTGGCGGCGGTGGAGGAGTAATGGAGGCTGCAAATAAGGGGGCAAGGGATGCAGGTGTAAAATCCGTAGGCCTAAACATAGAACTGCCCCTTGAGCAAAAACCCAATCCTTATGCTAACATTAAGCTGAATTTCAGGTACTTCTTCGTAAGAAAGGTTATGTTTATCAAGTATGCTATAGGCTACATAATAATGCCCGGTGGCTTCGGAACCCTAGATGAATGCTTTGAAGCTATAACCCTTATCCAGACGAAAAAGGTAAAACCGTTTCCAGTTGTACTTGTAGACTCGGAATATTGGGCGGGCCTTGTGGAGTGGATCAAAAACAAACTTTTGGGCTCCGGTGCTATATGTCCTGAAGACTTAAATATTTTTACCGTCATGGACGACATAGATGAAATTGTTGCTTACATTAAGAAATTCATAATTCTTTGA